The following coding sequences are from one Arthrobacter sp. 24S4-2 window:
- a CDS encoding NAD(P)-dependent oxidoreductase, whose translation MSAESKPTTIAVTGGAGMMATLLRPYLRNAGYAVRLIDIAEPASLAPNECALIGSVDDSAFMTAALADVDGVVHLGGIHREKPWGDIVRTNITGTQVTLEAARSNGVGRVLLASSTHAVGFTSTAEAAGDRALPPRPDTFYGVSKAAMEALGGLYADKFGMKVVSARIGTGGERPGNTRGLSSWLSPGDSFRLVEATLSEKGAPGHHVVWAVSNNTRGWADLSAGKRIGFEPLDDAEDYADQIPAASVPADWDGLLGGFWASSSHRLGVDNYPELEPK comes from the coding sequence ATGTCAGCAGAGTCGAAGCCGACCACCATTGCTGTGACGGGTGGCGCCGGAATGATGGCTACCCTGCTGCGTCCGTACCTGAGGAACGCCGGTTACGCGGTGCGGCTGATCGACATTGCAGAGCCCGCCAGCCTGGCCCCTAACGAATGCGCGCTGATCGGATCAGTGGATGACAGTGCATTCATGACAGCGGCCCTGGCGGACGTGGACGGCGTGGTCCATCTCGGCGGTATCCACCGGGAAAAGCCTTGGGGCGATATCGTCCGGACCAACATCACCGGGACCCAGGTGACACTGGAAGCGGCGCGGAGCAACGGCGTCGGCAGGGTCCTGCTCGCAAGTTCGACCCACGCCGTCGGGTTCACTTCCACGGCGGAGGCCGCAGGGGACCGTGCGCTGCCGCCGCGGCCGGACACGTTCTACGGCGTGAGCAAGGCGGCCATGGAAGCATTGGGAGGCCTCTATGCGGATAAGTTCGGCATGAAGGTGGTCAGCGCACGGATCGGGACCGGAGGCGAACGGCCGGGCAACACCAGGGGCCTGTCCTCGTGGCTTTCGCCCGGGGACTCGTTTCGCCTCGTGGAGGCCACCCTCAGCGAAAAAGGGGCGCCGGGGCACCATGTTGTCTGGGCGGTTTCAAACAACACGAGGGGCTGGGCGGACCTGTCGGCGGGAAAGCGCATAGGCTTCGAGCCTCTGGACGATGCGGAAGACTACGCTGACCAAATCCCCGCGGCTTCAGTTCCAGCAGACTGGGACGGCCTGCTGGGCGGCTTCTGGGCCAGTTCAAGCCACCGTCTCGGTGTGGACAATTATCCTGAGCTTGAGCCGAAGTGA
- a CDS encoding IclR family transcriptional regulator, translating to MKPANAAPAMPAGAAGDVKLVKSAERTIAILEMLASAPKPLTTAEIYKQTGYPRSSLHWLLLTLLELNWIEQSPEGGYRIGTHALLCGTAYLDRDPVMEHVSGVLEKVRNATTFTTHYARLDRSDVIYLATRQAVDRRRLSSRVGRKLPAQVTALGKAILAELTDAEVRDRLGEGPYPLLTPNSVPDLAALQTELADFRKTGYSLEREQNTVGLCCVGIVVPYRIPGTDAISCSIPTELATEQLLSDVVDTLKDAAAELAATLRGAGIR from the coding sequence ATGAAGCCGGCAAATGCCGCGCCAGCCATGCCGGCCGGGGCAGCAGGAGACGTGAAGCTGGTCAAATCGGCCGAAAGAACAATCGCCATTTTGGAGATGCTTGCGTCGGCACCGAAACCGCTGACTACAGCCGAGATCTACAAGCAGACCGGCTACCCGCGTTCGAGCCTGCACTGGCTGCTGCTGACCTTGCTTGAACTGAACTGGATCGAGCAGAGCCCCGAAGGCGGATACCGGATCGGCACGCACGCCTTGCTGTGCGGAACGGCGTACCTGGACAGGGACCCGGTCATGGAACACGTCTCCGGCGTACTCGAAAAAGTTCGGAACGCCACCACGTTCACAACGCACTATGCGCGGCTGGACCGTTCGGACGTCATCTACCTGGCCACACGGCAGGCCGTGGATCGCCGGCGCCTTTCGTCCCGGGTGGGGCGCAAGCTTCCTGCGCAGGTGACGGCCCTGGGCAAGGCTATCCTGGCCGAACTGACTGACGCTGAAGTGAGGGACAGGCTTGGTGAGGGACCCTACCCTCTGCTCACCCCGAACTCGGTGCCGGATCTCGCGGCGCTCCAAACCGAGCTCGCAGATTTCCGCAAGACGGGCTATTCACTCGAACGCGAGCAAAACACGGTGGGACTCTGCTGCGTTGGAATCGTGGTTCCGTATCGGATCCCCGGCACGGATGCGATTAGCTGCTCGATTCCCACGGAGCTGGCAACCGAGCAGCTGCTCAGCGACGTCGTCGACACCCTGAAGGATGCCGCGGCCGAGCTGGCGGCGACGCTTCGGGGGGCCGGAATCCGCTAG
- a CDS encoding hydantoinase/oxoprolinase family protein, with amino-acid sequence MERLINIDNGGTLTDICVWDGENFSFTKTLTTPFDLSQCLFDGMAKASKEIFGEEDLPGLLHSTRHIRYSTTQGTNALVERKGPRIGILTDSPALAGELRDGEAAAELFEDLVGTRVAVINADQDVEELSQDIVKHVNRLTTDGAARLVIALADRNKEKAVKGVLLRKFPRHLLGSVPMLFSWEFTPDTVQARRVWSGIINSFLHPTMERFLYNTEHRLRDHKVKNPLLIYRNDGASSRVAKSVALKTYSSGPRGGLEGTKALSEAYGLAHVLMIDVGGTTTDVGSVKNSAISTDRRGSIQGVPVSFEMSNVHSSGVGGSSVIAVRHGVITVGPESVGAAPGPACFGFGGKQATITDVNLLLGVLDPDTYLDGGFSLDAERSRAVITEVIAEPLGITLNDALIRMEAAYFERMSQSFAADVEDADATTVAAFGGAGPMSACGAARIAGVRRVLVPKMAAVFSAFGIGFSDIAQTYEANVAGMDAENFGATKETLLARATRDMFQEGHDIGECRLEWNVVLEDAEGQLVSELPYLASDPQPGTSEHNTMLTLTARYELPHASIRRAESVAKSPAVAASTRKVRSAVDKVDEVQVFELDSQTAGASAAGPAIVEGPYFTARVPHGWVFDVTVSGDLMLTDTLQK; translated from the coding sequence ATGGAACGGCTCATTAACATCGACAACGGTGGGACGCTGACCGATATCTGTGTCTGGGACGGTGAGAATTTTTCGTTCACGAAGACTCTCACCACGCCCTTTGACCTCTCCCAGTGTCTCTTCGACGGCATGGCCAAAGCTTCCAAGGAAATCTTCGGCGAAGAGGATCTCCCCGGGCTTCTGCACTCAACCCGTCACATCCGGTACTCCACTACCCAGGGAACCAATGCCCTCGTGGAGCGCAAGGGTCCCCGGATCGGCATCCTCACTGACAGCCCCGCACTGGCCGGCGAACTCCGCGACGGCGAGGCGGCGGCAGAGCTGTTCGAAGACCTCGTCGGCACCCGGGTGGCAGTCATCAACGCTGACCAGGACGTGGAGGAGCTCTCCCAGGACATCGTCAAGCATGTCAACCGGCTGACGACCGACGGCGCCGCACGGCTTGTCATCGCCCTGGCGGACCGCAACAAGGAGAAGGCCGTCAAAGGCGTCCTGCTCCGGAAGTTCCCCCGCCACCTGCTGGGTTCGGTACCCATGCTGTTCTCGTGGGAATTCACGCCCGACACCGTGCAGGCCCGCAGGGTGTGGTCCGGAATCATCAACTCCTTCCTGCATCCCACCATGGAGCGGTTCCTCTACAACACCGAGCACCGGCTGCGCGACCACAAGGTCAAGAACCCGCTCCTCATCTACCGCAATGACGGAGCATCATCACGGGTGGCCAAGTCCGTCGCGTTGAAGACCTACTCCTCCGGCCCCCGCGGCGGGCTGGAAGGAACCAAGGCCCTCTCGGAGGCGTATGGACTCGCACACGTTCTGATGATCGACGTCGGCGGCACCACCACGGACGTCGGCTCGGTGAAGAACTCGGCCATCTCGACGGATCGCCGGGGCTCCATCCAGGGAGTTCCGGTGTCATTCGAGATGAGCAACGTCCACTCCAGCGGCGTGGGAGGCAGTTCCGTCATCGCCGTCCGCCACGGCGTCATCACCGTCGGCCCCGAGAGCGTCGGGGCTGCACCGGGGCCTGCTTGTTTTGGTTTTGGGGGCAAGCAGGCCACCATCACGGACGTCAATCTGCTGCTCGGCGTGCTGGATCCGGACACCTACCTCGATGGAGGTTTCAGCCTGGACGCGGAACGCTCCCGCGCCGTCATCACCGAAGTCATCGCCGAACCTTTGGGGATCACCCTGAATGACGCCCTGATCCGGATGGAGGCCGCCTACTTCGAACGCATGTCGCAGTCCTTCGCTGCCGACGTCGAGGATGCGGACGCCACAACAGTTGCTGCGTTCGGAGGTGCCGGACCGATGAGCGCCTGTGGTGCCGCACGGATCGCAGGAGTCCGCCGTGTCCTGGTGCCCAAGATGGCCGCTGTCTTCTCAGCCTTCGGAATCGGCTTTTCCGACATTGCGCAGACCTACGAGGCGAACGTCGCGGGAATGGACGCGGAAAACTTCGGCGCAACCAAGGAGACGCTGCTGGCCCGGGCCACCCGGGACATGTTCCAGGAGGGCCACGACATCGGCGAATGCCGGCTCGAGTGGAACGTGGTGCTGGAAGACGCCGAAGGCCAGCTGGTTTCGGAACTGCCGTACCTGGCGTCCGATCCGCAGCCCGGCACCAGCGAACACAACACCATGCTGACCCTGACCGCCCGGTACGAACTGCCGCACGCATCGATCAGGCGGGCCGAATCGGTGGCGAAGTCGCCCGCCGTCGCCGCCTCCACGCGAAAAGTCCGCTCCGCCGTGGACAAGGTGGACGAAGTTCAGGTCTTCGAGCTGGACAGCCAAACGGCCGGGGCATCGGCCGCGGGCCCCGCAATCGTCGAAGGCCCCTACTTCACGGCCCGCGTGCCGCACGGCTGGGTCTTCGACGTGACGGTCTCCGGTGACCTCATGCTCACAGACACCCTCCAGAAGTGA
- a CDS encoding acetone carboxylase subunit gamma, whose product MTEYLIIDLDTERWNCKVCDQDLGDARGNYKEGTLVYDRDPTEIHQSILDPEKYEFTFAPDPTFCRILEFYCPGCGTQLETEYVPPGHPPTVDMLWDIDSLRETWIKRGTKPETVINYGPGEEAVADFTPALGSYNTHNHSPHSFS is encoded by the coding sequence ATGACGGAATATCTGATCATCGATCTCGACACCGAGCGGTGGAACTGCAAGGTATGCGACCAGGACCTCGGCGACGCCAGAGGCAACTACAAGGAGGGGACACTCGTCTACGACCGGGACCCCACCGAAATCCACCAGTCGATCCTGGATCCGGAGAAGTACGAGTTCACGTTCGCTCCGGACCCCACTTTCTGCCGGATTCTGGAGTTCTACTGCCCGGGTTGCGGGACACAGCTGGAAACCGAGTACGTACCGCCGGGACACCCGCCCACAGTGGACATGCTGTGGGACATCGACTCGCTCCGCGAAACGTGGATCAAGCGGGGCACCAAGCCTGAGACCGTCATCAACTACGGACCCGGCGAAGAGGCCGTTGCCGATTTCACCCCGGCCCTCGGCTCATACAACACCCACAACCATTCCCCCCATTCGTTCAGCTAG
- a CDS encoding hydantoinase/oxoprolinase family protein, whose translation MKRISVDIGGTFTDCFFAWDDQYVEAKALTTHHNLAQGFNEALDLACSRAGLDRDLVLKEVDSVRYATTLGTNALIEGKGPRVGALVTHGFEDTIPLSRGRGYGEGLDPSKQQNMPDATRPDPLVPRALIRSVKERINSAGKVVVSLMEDDVRIQVRELVDAGAEAIVVSLVNSTENPVHEQQILEIILDEYPAHELGAIPVLLGSQVSGRKGEYVRATSTIVDAFLHEIMFHALGQLSNNLRTSGYDKPMLVIHNSGGMAQSNSTDALQTIHSGPIAGVGAAQHLADSTGLGNVISTDMGGTSFDIGLVPEGGVKHYDFQPTIGRWLVSVPMIHLLTLGAGGGSIASYDRIHHAVQIGPESAGSDPGPACYDRGGLRPTVTDADLVLGYLDPDNYANGYIKLNKKRSAYAIDEVLADDLNMDTIQVAKIIKNAVDEQMAIGMAKELRVRGYLPEDFTMLAYGGNGPLHACGIADHAGIRRILAPPFSSVFSACGAGNMKPLHIHERGSHVVLYNPTDRSLYQSYDELNNVIQELEAKGKEDLIRQGYDAADIRYSLEMDMRYGNQLVTTAVVFDINRVNGVADVLHLIRTFSDIYGKRYGAGSQAPEAGIRAQTVRVSSYVDGDVVKFDSIDSGHDRTMPSPVGTRQVHFVKIDGAVDTPVYDAEALHHQHVIHGPAIVTTENTTYLVEPGWRLEPTSQGAVWFLKD comes from the coding sequence ATGAAACGAATCTCCGTCGACATCGGCGGCACATTTACCGACTGCTTCTTTGCCTGGGACGACCAATACGTTGAAGCAAAGGCGCTCACAACGCACCACAACCTGGCCCAGGGCTTCAATGAAGCACTCGACCTCGCCTGCTCCCGCGCCGGACTGGACCGGGACCTTGTCCTGAAGGAAGTCGATTCCGTCCGCTATGCCACCACCCTCGGCACCAACGCCCTGATCGAAGGTAAAGGTCCGCGTGTGGGGGCACTGGTCACCCACGGCTTCGAGGACACCATCCCGCTTTCCCGCGGCCGTGGCTACGGCGAAGGCCTGGATCCTTCCAAGCAGCAGAACATGCCTGACGCCACCCGCCCTGATCCGCTCGTGCCCCGCGCCCTGATCCGGTCGGTGAAGGAGCGAATCAACTCAGCCGGCAAGGTGGTCGTATCGCTAATGGAAGACGATGTCCGTATCCAGGTGCGGGAACTCGTCGACGCCGGGGCGGAAGCGATCGTGGTCTCCCTGGTCAACTCGACCGAAAACCCCGTTCATGAGCAGCAGATCCTGGAGATCATCCTGGACGAGTACCCGGCGCACGAGCTCGGGGCGATCCCCGTCCTGCTGGGAAGCCAGGTGTCGGGCCGTAAAGGCGAGTACGTCCGTGCGACGTCGACGATCGTGGACGCGTTCCTGCACGAGATCATGTTCCACGCGCTGGGACAGCTGTCCAACAACCTGCGCACGTCCGGTTACGACAAGCCCATGCTGGTGATCCACAACTCGGGCGGTATGGCGCAGTCCAACTCGACGGATGCCCTGCAGACCATCCACTCCGGTCCCATCGCCGGCGTGGGCGCTGCCCAGCACCTGGCTGACAGCACCGGTCTGGGAAACGTGATTTCGACGGACATGGGCGGCACGTCCTTCGACATCGGACTGGTCCCGGAAGGCGGCGTCAAGCACTACGACTTCCAGCCGACAATCGGCCGCTGGCTGGTATCGGTTCCCATGATCCACCTGCTGACGCTGGGTGCAGGTGGCGGTTCGATTGCCAGTTATGACCGCATCCACCACGCAGTCCAGATCGGGCCGGAATCAGCAGGCTCGGATCCGGGCCCCGCGTGCTACGACCGCGGCGGCCTCCGCCCTACAGTCACGGACGCCGACCTGGTCCTCGGGTATCTGGATCCGGACAACTACGCCAACGGCTACATCAAGCTGAACAAGAAGCGTTCCGCCTACGCAATCGACGAGGTCCTCGCTGATGACCTGAACATGGACACCATCCAGGTGGCCAAGATCATCAAGAATGCTGTCGACGAGCAGATGGCGATCGGAATGGCCAAAGAACTGCGGGTCCGGGGATACCTTCCGGAAGACTTCACCATGCTGGCCTATGGCGGCAACGGCCCCCTGCACGCCTGCGGCATCGCCGATCACGCCGGCATCCGCAGGATCCTTGCACCGCCGTTCTCCTCGGTATTCTCGGCCTGCGGCGCCGGCAACATGAAACCCCTGCACATCCACGAACGCGGCTCCCATGTGGTGCTGTACAACCCCACGGACCGCAGCCTCTACCAAAGCTACGACGAACTGAACAATGTCATCCAGGAGCTGGAAGCCAAGGGCAAGGAAGACCTGATCCGCCAGGGGTACGACGCCGCCGACATCCGCTACAGCCTCGAAATGGACATGCGCTACGGAAACCAGCTGGTGACTACGGCCGTTGTTTTCGACATCAACCGCGTGAACGGCGTCGCCGACGTGCTTCACCTGATCCGGACGTTCTCGGATATCTATGGCAAGCGCTACGGTGCCGGCAGCCAGGCTCCCGAGGCCGGCATCCGGGCCCAGACCGTGCGGGTGTCGTCCTATGTGGACGGGGACGTGGTCAAGTTTGATTCGATCGACTCCGGGCATGACAGGACCATGCCCAGCCCGGTCGGCACCCGGCAGGTCCACTTCGTGAAGATCGACGGGGCCGTCGACACTCCGGTGTACGACGCCGAGGCCCTCCACCACCAACACGTCATCCATGGACCGGCCATCGTCACCACGGAAAACACCACGTACCTGGTTGAACCGGGCTGGCGCCTGGAACCGACTTCGCAAGGAGCCGTGTGGTTCCTCAAAGACTGA
- a CDS encoding hydantoinase B/oxoprolinase family protein, whose translation MTLTANEPSTSGPAGEVSQPLTAQEQQWVDQFMDETTLFLGPDPAIMRSHQITSRSAYEEECISKGVDPIKVDRIRKRLAGALDEGYEMCEAMGAAPGAKWGDLTTAIYTAEGDVTYLSCHGVIAFSAILHHPIRYIMKYWKDEPTVGINPGDGFIHNDARYGNVHNTDQSMIMPIFREGKIIAWVAATIHEGENGACEPGGMPSGSETPFDDGLRMSPFKIVEKGDLRRDLLTFLQHSVRDPKLQLADLKVKIGAVQRIQERVDSIIDEVGVETFVAALRVTVEDVEQEVKRRISELPDGTVSFNQFMDSTLKENILIKFACKVTVKGDKMTVDLRGTGPEILNRAINSPLCSVKSMMMQAILAFWWPDLPRCTSAMSPIDIISDEHTWADAGYDAPMGQSLQASFRGFSALQTAFAKMQFSNPEKFSNVLAPWFNQINTFLWGGLTQHGDQVGNLCADLNGMGGGAKAFRDGEDAVSPLFCAMADTAEQEVMEEEVPFMQLVSKRIVRDNQGFGKNSGGMGYEMIVAAEGTPMWGFMTVTSGSKFSSVTGMFGGYGCSTTPLAMVKGINIYDVIRKDSSKFDLSMERIMNEQPYEGGKYTTSHMGLQFDVAKDGEMYMIAQGSGGGYGDVLERDPEAVAKDLELGRISPKVATSIYGVVWDPETFVVDQEATARLRHDSRQARIARGKPYKEFLEGYVKSEPPKDLLYYGSWGDDTEELTATHFTNNGPERVKATIDKLPLIMLPDRREVKISALEDRIRELELKHGEVVHRKS comes from the coding sequence ATGACGCTTACAGCAAATGAACCCAGCACGTCCGGCCCAGCCGGAGAAGTTTCCCAGCCGCTGACTGCCCAGGAGCAGCAGTGGGTGGACCAGTTCATGGACGAAACAACCCTCTTCCTCGGCCCGGACCCGGCCATCATGCGAAGCCACCAGATCACGTCCCGCTCCGCCTACGAGGAAGAGTGCATCTCCAAGGGCGTGGACCCCATCAAGGTGGACCGCATCCGTAAGCGCCTGGCCGGCGCCCTGGATGAGGGCTACGAAATGTGCGAGGCCATGGGTGCCGCTCCCGGTGCCAAATGGGGGGACCTGACGACGGCGATCTACACCGCCGAAGGGGACGTCACTTACCTGTCATGCCATGGCGTGATCGCGTTCTCGGCGATCCTGCACCACCCGATCCGCTACATCATGAAGTACTGGAAGGACGAGCCGACGGTGGGGATCAACCCCGGCGACGGATTCATCCACAACGATGCCCGGTACGGAAACGTCCACAACACGGACCAGTCCATGATCATGCCGATCTTCCGCGAGGGAAAGATCATCGCCTGGGTCGCCGCGACCATTCACGAAGGCGAAAACGGGGCGTGCGAGCCCGGCGGAATGCCGTCAGGCTCCGAGACCCCGTTCGACGACGGGCTCCGGATGTCCCCGTTCAAGATCGTGGAAAAGGGTGATCTGCGCCGGGACCTGCTGACGTTCCTGCAGCACTCGGTCCGTGACCCCAAGCTGCAACTGGCTGACCTCAAGGTCAAGATCGGTGCCGTCCAGCGCATCCAGGAACGCGTCGACAGCATCATCGACGAAGTGGGAGTGGAGACCTTCGTCGCTGCCCTGCGGGTCACCGTCGAAGACGTGGAGCAGGAAGTCAAGCGCCGCATCAGCGAACTCCCGGACGGGACCGTGTCCTTCAACCAGTTCATGGACTCCACGCTCAAGGAGAACATCCTGATCAAATTCGCCTGTAAGGTGACGGTCAAGGGTGACAAAATGACGGTGGACCTCAGGGGCACGGGGCCCGAAATCCTCAACCGGGCCATCAACTCCCCGCTGTGCTCGGTCAAGTCGATGATGATGCAGGCGATCCTGGCGTTCTGGTGGCCGGACCTGCCCCGCTGCACCTCGGCGATGTCGCCCATCGACATCATCTCGGACGAACACACCTGGGCCGACGCTGGTTACGATGCCCCGATGGGGCAGTCGCTGCAGGCCTCGTTCCGGGGATTCTCTGCCCTTCAGACAGCCTTCGCCAAGATGCAGTTCTCCAACCCGGAGAAGTTCTCCAATGTCCTGGCTCCGTGGTTCAACCAGATCAACACCTTCCTGTGGGGAGGCCTGACCCAGCACGGCGACCAGGTGGGAAACCTGTGTGCCGACCTCAACGGCATGGGCGGCGGCGCCAAGGCATTCCGCGACGGTGAAGACGCCGTCTCGCCGTTGTTCTGTGCCATGGCTGACACCGCTGAACAGGAAGTCATGGAAGAGGAAGTTCCTTTCATGCAGCTGGTCAGCAAGCGGATCGTCCGCGACAACCAGGGCTTCGGCAAGAACAGCGGCGGCATGGGCTACGAGATGATCGTCGCCGCCGAGGGAACGCCGATGTGGGGCTTCATGACCGTCACCTCGGGATCCAAGTTCTCGTCGGTCACGGGAATGTTCGGCGGCTACGGCTGCAGCACCACGCCGCTGGCCATGGTCAAGGGCATCAACATCTACGACGTGATCCGCAAGGACTCCAGCAAATTCGATTTGTCCATGGAACGGATCATGAACGAGCAGCCCTACGAGGGCGGTAAGTACACCACTTCACATATGGGACTGCAGTTCGACGTCGCCAAGGATGGCGAGATGTACATGATCGCCCAGGGCTCCGGCGGGGGCTACGGCGACGTTCTGGAACGTGATCCGGAGGCGGTGGCCAAGGACCTGGAACTCGGCCGCATTTCACCGAAGGTCGCCACCAGCATCTACGGCGTCGTCTGGGATCCCGAAACCTTCGTGGTGGACCAGGAAGCAACCGCCCGGTTGCGCCACGACTCACGGCAGGCCCGGATCGCCCGCGGCAAGCCGTACAAGGAGTTCCTTGAAGGCTACGTGAAATCCGAGCCACCGAAGGACCTGCTCTACTACGGGTCCTGGGGCGACGACACGGAGGAGCTCACCGCCACCCACTTCACCAACAACGGACCGGAACGGGTCAAAGCGACCATCGACAAGCTGCCGCTGATCATGCTTCCGGACCGCAGGGAAGTCAAGATCAGCGCACTGGAGGACCGGATCCGCGAGCTCGAACTGAAGCACGGGGAAGTTGTCCACCGTAAGTCCTAG
- a CDS encoding LuxR C-terminal-related transcriptional regulator produces the protein MADSLGLDRLKLVMNLERVQLGFSPRTSDAEPHGDLLGAAVGQEAATTGPRLEGLAETKHQIQLATQLRSAMADAGHGGPDSPGRLDTVNGARRLLSRAAAYLGPRAELNARILLAAALEQAGNREEAETTLWPALETCSRLGLVRPVLDGGAGCPELVRAISARLRREPAREGGHELPRFLSILIRLDSQAKTNRDAGWSAEAVSPTTGAGTTVPEPGLSQREQMILRLVEKERSNREIAQELHLGINTVKWYLKSLFNTLGVSDRRACVIEARRRHLLPLK, from the coding sequence GTGGCCGACAGTCTCGGCCTGGACCGGCTCAAACTCGTAATGAACCTGGAACGCGTGCAGTTGGGGTTCAGCCCCCGGACCAGCGACGCCGAACCTCACGGTGACTTACTGGGCGCGGCAGTTGGCCAGGAAGCAGCGACCACCGGGCCACGGCTGGAAGGGCTGGCCGAGACCAAGCACCAGATCCAGCTGGCCACGCAGCTGCGGTCAGCCATGGCTGACGCCGGGCACGGGGGCCCGGACTCCCCCGGCAGGCTGGACACGGTGAACGGCGCCCGCCGCTTGCTGTCGCGGGCTGCAGCCTATCTGGGGCCGAGGGCAGAACTTAATGCCCGTATCCTGCTGGCGGCCGCGCTCGAACAGGCTGGGAACCGCGAGGAAGCCGAAACGACGCTCTGGCCGGCCTTGGAGACGTGTTCCCGGCTGGGCCTTGTCCGACCCGTGCTCGATGGCGGTGCAGGCTGCCCGGAGCTGGTGCGCGCCATCTCGGCCAGGCTGCGGCGCGAGCCTGCCCGGGAAGGTGGCCACGAGTTACCGCGTTTCCTCAGTATCCTCATCCGGCTGGATTCCCAGGCCAAGACCAACCGCGACGCCGGGTGGTCAGCAGAGGCCGTCTCTCCCACCACCGGCGCGGGCACCACTGTTCCGGAACCGGGCTTGTCGCAGCGCGAACAGATGATCCTGCGACTTGTGGAGAAGGAACGGTCCAACCGCGAAATCGCCCAGGAGCTGCATCTGGGCATCAACACCGTCAAGTGGTATCTCAAGAGTCTTTTCAATACTCTCGGCGTCAGTGACCGAAGGGCCTGTGTCATAGAGGCCCGACGCCGGCACCTGCTCCCGCTGAAGTAA